The window GTGCAGGAACCAAAGGAATATCAGACGGTGTTGGACTACCAATAATCTCAGTTAAAAGTCCAATCATATTATGGAAATAAGTTGTCGTTCTTAAACCTCCATTATACCAGGTAGAATAAACAGAACCACCTCGTTGCGTATAACCAGGCTTGTTTTCTACATTCATCCTGTTGTGCATGGCTGCACCAACCGCATCTAAACTTGTTAAAATTGTTGGGTCGAAAACATAATTAAAAGGATCGCGGTATGGCGGACCGGCAACCACGGTACCAGCCGGACCAGTTTGATGATGGTTATACATAATTTGCGGAATCCATTCTACAAAAAGCTGGCGACTAATATTCTGCGTTTCTTTTAGATTTTGCATAAAGAAATCGCGGTTATTATCATGTCCTGCATATTTTTCATACAATCTTGGTAATCCGCTCGTAGTTCGTTTTTTTGGATCTTTTTCCCTCATATACCAGTTACTCACCAATTCTTGTCCATCAGGATTAGCATGAGTAAAAAGAATGATTACGTTATCTAAAATTTTTAGGGTTTCTGGGTCTGTTTTTGATGCAAATTCATAAGCTGTTTGAATGAGTTGATGTGCGCCAACGACTTCAGTTGCATGCAAACCTCCATCAATCCAAACCACGGCTTTACCTTCTTGAGCCAAAGATTTAGCTTCTTCAGGTGTAATATCTGCATGAGCCAGTTTTTGTGAAATTTCTTGATAACGAGCTAAATTTTTGATGTTTTCTGGTGATGAAATAATCAGCATATATTGAGAACGACCTTCTTCGGTTTTCCCAATATCTACCAGCTTAACTCGCTTGGAGGTTTCAGCTAATTTCTTAAAGTAGGCTTCAGTTTGTGTGTAGTTAGCCAGTTGATAGTCGTCGCCAATGTTAAAGCCAAAGTGAGATTTTGGCGAAGTAACTTCTTGAGCAAAGACCACAGAACTGCTTGCCATAAAAAAAACAAGACACAGCTTTTTAAAGTAGTTTTTTATCATAATCGGAATTGTTGGTTGGATACTCAAATATAATAGAGAATAGAATGCAACGTTTACCTGCTGTAAATTTGTTACTCAACTTAAAGCTTCAATTCCTCATTCATATTATATACATTTGCCGTTGATGTAAGTTCTTAACTTTATTTTTCATCAACCAATATCGGTCCCCGATGTAAAATTGGGATTAAAAGGGAATCGTGTGCAAATCACGAGCTGTCGCGCAACTGTAAATTTTGTTTTTAGCTAAACAACGTTTTTATCATTCATGCCACTGTACTTTCGGGTATGGGAAGGCGATAAAATCGGAAATAAGTCAGGAGACCTGCCAAATATTGAATTGACGATGCTTTCGCGTTATGAAGCAATTGGTCAGGTCTGATAGGTTTACAATAAAATTAACCGTTTTATTAAAATTTGCCTTAAGCTTTTTGCTGATAAGCTGATTTTTTGCGCCCTAACCTTTCCATAAAATTCTAACAGGAAATCATTAATAAATAATGCTTTAAGAGCTTTTAAACGATTTATTTACTTAATCTTTAAAAGAAATGCTAACGCAAAATCTAGGCTATCCGCGAATTGGTAGTCACCGAGAATTAAAGAAAATCTGCGAAAATTATTGGGCAGAAAAAACCGGGTACAAAAATGTGCTTCAGGTAGGAAAAAACATTCGTCATGATAATTGGCTAATGCAAAAGGATGCTGGGATAAACATAATTCCCGCTAATGATTTCTCTTTTTACGATCACGTTCTTGATCATTCACTAATGTTCGGTGCCATTCCGAAAAGGTATAACGAGGTAATTATGAAAAAGGGAAACTCAGAGTTAGATCTGTATTTCGCCATGGCAAGAGGTTTTCAAAAAGACGGATTGGATGTTGTAGCAATGGAAATGACCAAGTGGTTCGACACCAATTACCATTACATTGTTCCTGAATTTTATAAAGATCAGCCTTTCAAGCTTTTCTCTACAAAAATTATTGATGAATTTTATGAAGCCAAACAACTTGGGATTATAACTAAACCTGTTTTAATCGGACCAATTTCTTATTTATTATTAGGAAAAGAAAAGGAAACAGGCTTTGAAAAAATAGATTTAATAAAAAATCTCCTTCCGGTTTATCTTGATATTCTGACAAGATTAGATGCGCTTGATGTTGAATATGTACAATTTGACGAACCGTTTTTGACCTTGGATTTAGGCGATAAAGAGAAAAAAGCCTTTGAATATGTTTATAAAGAAATTAGAAAAACCTTTCCTCGATTAAAAATTGTTTTGGCAACTTATTTTGGAGGATTAAACAATAACCTCGATTTAACCGTTTCTCTTCCTATTGATGTTTTACACATCGATTTAGTTCGTGGAGAAGATCAATTAAATGATGTTTTGGCTGCGCTAAGCGATAAAACCATTTTATCATTAGGTTTGGTTGATGGAAGAAATATCTGGAAAAATGATTTTGAAAAATCCATTTCAATAATTAATCAAGCCGTTGAAAAGTTAGGCAAAGACCGCGTTTGGATTGCCGCATCATGTTCCCTAATTCACTCACCGGTAGATTTAGGGAATGAAACAAATGAGAAAAATCTTCCGCAAGAAATAAAGCAATGGCTTTCGTACGCAAAACAGAAAGTGGAAGAAATTGTAACGCTTAAAAAACTAGTTAACAACGAAACTTCTGCATCTGCGCTGCAGAAACTTGAAGAAAATAAAATCGCAATCAGCAACAAAAAAACATCAGCATTAATTCACGATGTAGTTGTAAAAGAGCGTGTTCTGGCTTTGAAAGATAGCGATGCTTTTCGTTTAAATACCTTTTCAAAAAGGAAAGTTAAACAGCAAAAACTTAATCTACCACAATATGCAACTACAACTATTGGCTCGTTTCCACAAACGGTTGAAGTAAGAAGTTGGAGAGCAAAGTTTAAAAATGGTGTTATTACAGAAGATGAATACAATGATTTAATTGCAGATGAAACAGCCAAAGCAGTAAAATGGCAAGAGGAAATTGACTTGGATGTTTTAGTTCATGGAGAATTTGAGCGCAACGATATGGTAGAATATTTTGGGGAGCAACTCAAAGGTTTTGCCTTTTCGAAAAACGGTTGGGTACAGAGTTATGGTTCCCGTTGCGTTAAACCGCCTATCATTTTTGGGGATGTTTCAAGGCCAAAACCCATGACGGTTAAATGGTCTGCTTATGCACAATCATTAACTTCCAAACACATGAAAGGCATGTTAACTGGCCCGGTTACGATTTTACAATGGTCTTTTGTGCGCAATGATCAGCCACGAGCTGAAACCTGTACGCAAATTGCTTTAGCGATTCGAGATGAAGTTTGCGATTTAGAAAAAGCAGGCATAAAGATTATTCAGATTGATGAACCTGCAATTCGTGAGGGATTACCTTTGCGCAAAGTAGATTGGCAAACCTATTTAAACTGGGCTGTAAAAGCTTTTAAAATTTCGGCAAGTGGCGTAAAAGATGAGACCCAAATTCACACGCATATGTGTTATTCGGAATTCAACGACATTATTCAAAATATTGCAGATATGGACGCCGATGTAATTACAATTGAAACTTCCAGATCACAAATGGAACTTTTAGATGCTTTTGCGGATTTTAATTATCCAAATGAAATCGGTCCAGGTGTTTATGACATTCATTCGCCAAGAGTTCCAAAACGTGAGGAAATGGTAAAGCTTTTACAAAGGGCAAAAGCGGTTATTCCGGCGGAGCAACTTTGGGTAAATCCAGATTGTGGCTTAAAAACCCGAGGCTGGGATGAAACTAAAAAAGCGCTGATCGAAATGGTTTCGGCAGCGAAAGAAATGCGAAAAGACGCAGAAATTTTAATCCCTGAGCAACATATTTCTAATTAACATCAATTAGCTTTGACAACTTTCTTTCACAAACGCTAGAAAGTTGTCAAACTATAATAAACAAATACATGACTTTAGAAGAAAGAATCCAAAACTCAACCACTAGTATTTTTAAAGCTGTTTTCCCAAATACGACCAATCATTACGATACCCTTTTCGGTGGTACCGCCATGCATTTAATGGATGAAGTTGCTTTTA is drawn from Pedobacter mucosus and contains these coding sequences:
- the metE gene encoding 5-methyltetrahydropteroyltriglutamate--homocysteine S-methyltransferase yields the protein MLTQNLGYPRIGSHRELKKICENYWAEKTGYKNVLQVGKNIRHDNWLMQKDAGINIIPANDFSFYDHVLDHSLMFGAIPKRYNEVIMKKGNSELDLYFAMARGFQKDGLDVVAMEMTKWFDTNYHYIVPEFYKDQPFKLFSTKIIDEFYEAKQLGIITKPVLIGPISYLLLGKEKETGFEKIDLIKNLLPVYLDILTRLDALDVEYVQFDEPFLTLDLGDKEKKAFEYVYKEIRKTFPRLKIVLATYFGGLNNNLDLTVSLPIDVLHIDLVRGEDQLNDVLAALSDKTILSLGLVDGRNIWKNDFEKSISIINQAVEKLGKDRVWIAASCSLIHSPVDLGNETNEKNLPQEIKQWLSYAKQKVEEIVTLKKLVNNETSASALQKLEENKIAISNKKTSALIHDVVVKERVLALKDSDAFRLNTFSKRKVKQQKLNLPQYATTTIGSFPQTVEVRSWRAKFKNGVITEDEYNDLIADETAKAVKWQEEIDLDVLVHGEFERNDMVEYFGEQLKGFAFSKNGWVQSYGSRCVKPPIIFGDVSRPKPMTVKWSAYAQSLTSKHMKGMLTGPVTILQWSFVRNDQPRAETCTQIALAIRDEVCDLEKAGIKIIQIDEPAIREGLPLRKVDWQTYLNWAVKAFKISASGVKDETQIHTHMCYSEFNDIIQNIADMDADVITIETSRSQMELLDAFADFNYPNEIGPGVYDIHSPRVPKREEMVKLLQRAKAVIPAEQLWVNPDCGLKTRGWDETKKALIEMVSAAKEMRKDAEILIPEQHISN